In one window of Brassica rapa cultivar Chiifu-401-42 chromosome A07, CAAS_Brap_v3.01, whole genome shotgun sequence DNA:
- the LOC103831580 gene encoding PH, RCC1 and FYVE domains-containing protein 1, with the protein MADLVSYGSIERDIEQALIALKKGAQLLKYGRKGKPKFCPFRLSNDETSLIWISNGGEKRLKLATVSKIVPGQRTAVFQRYLRPDKDYLSFSLIYSNRKRTLDVICKDKVEAEVWIAGLKALISGQGGRAKIDGWSDGLSIADSRDLTLGSPTNSSVCASRDFNSVDVPYASTAFSKSIRTENSVSSERSHVPSGSPNMSVRGPSTDVFRVSVSSAQSTTSSHGSGPDDRDALGDVYLWGEVPSDKNATSKSNVLVPKPLESNVVLDVHQVACGVKHAALVSRQGEVFTWGEESGGRLGHGMGKDVTGGPPQLIESLAGSSVDFVACGEFHTCAVTMNGEIYTWGDGTHNAGLLGHGTDVSHWIPKRISGPLEGLRIASVSCGPWHTALVTSTGQLFTFGDGTFGVLGHGDKETVFYPREVKSLSGLKTIAVACGVWHAAAVVEVSSSVSSGKLFTWGDGDKGRLGHGDNETRLKPTCVSSLIDNDFYKVACGHSLTVGLTTSGKVYTMGSSVYGQLGNPTADGKLPCLASNDSVEEVACGAYHVAVLTSRNEVFTWGKGANGRLGHGDVEDRNAPTLVEALKERHVKYIACGANFTAAICLHKWASGAEQTQCSACKQAFGFTKKSHNCYNCGLVHCHSCSSKKSLKASLAPNPGKPYRVCDSCYSKLSKASEGSVMPRLSGENKDRLDKAELRLAKSGIPSKIDLIKQLDSRAARQGRKGETFSLVRTSQTPLLQLRDAFSNVAELRRGPPKPVVTPSGGNSRSVSPFSRRSSPTRSVTPIPSMVGIGFSTSVTESLKKTNELLNQEVVRLRAQAESLRQRCEVQELEVQKSMKKAQEAMKLASEETAKSEAAKEVIKSLTTQLKDIVKLLPPGAHEAEITRTTHLLNGFEQNGIHFANAKGQRSSRSDSVSDTPLTSPLTPPSRSMNGLWRSSQSPRNTDELQSDGVRISNGFSEDGDTRRNSRSSVATSNASQVEAEWIEQYEPGVYITLLALGDGTRDLKRVRFSRRRFKEQQAEAWWTENRERVYEKYNIRGTDRPSVQSQLPT; encoded by the exons ATGGCTGATCTCGTGAGCTACGGTAGCATCGAGCGAGACATCGAACAG GCTCTAATTGCTTTGAAGAAAGGAGCTCAACTCTTGAAGTATGGTCGGAAAGGAAAGCCTAAGTTCTGTCCCTTTAGACTCTCCAAT GATGAGACCTCTTTGATATGGATCTCAAATGGTGGAGAAAAACGTTTGAAGTTAGCTACTGTATCTAAGATTGTTCCAGGCCAAAGAACT GCTGTTTTCCAACGTTACCTTCGCCCTGACAAGGACTacttatctttctctctcatATACTCCAACAGGAAGCGGACTCTTGACGTG ATTTGCAAGGACAAAGTTGAGGCAGAGGTGTGGATAGCTGGCCTCAAAGCTCTAATATCTGGTCAGGGCGGCCGCGCCAAGATCGACGGCTGGAGTGACGGCCTCTCTATTGCT GATAGTAGAGACTTGACATTAGGCAGTCCTACAAACAGCTCGGTTTGTGCCTCTCGAGATTTCAACAGCGTTGACGTTCCTTACGCTTCAACCGCTTTCTCAAAGTCTATCCGAACTGAGAACTCCGTCAGCTCCGAAAGGTCACATGTGCCCTCAGGCAGCCCAAACATGTCAGTACGAGGACCTTCAACAGACGTGTTCCGCGTCAGTGTCTCCAGTGCTCAAAGCACCACTTCAAGCCACGGCTCTGGTCCAGACGATCGTGACGCTCTAGGTGATGTTTATCTATGGGGTGAAGTTCCATCTGATAAGAACGCTACTTCAAAGTCTAACGTCCTGGTTCCAAAGCCGTTGGAGTCCAACGTGGTTTTGGATGTACATCAAGTAGCGTGCGGGGTGAAGCACGCTGCTCTAGTGTCTAGGCAAGGCGAGGTGTTCACATGGGGAGAAGAATCAGGAGGACGTCTCGGCCATGGGATGGGAAAAGACGTTACTGGTGGACCCCCACAGCTTATTGAGTCTCTAGCTGGTTCTAGCGTTGACTTTGTCGCATGCGGTGAGTTCCACACGTGCGCTGTTACAATGAACGGAGAGATCTACACATGGGGTGACGGAACACACAACGCAGGGCTTTTGGGACATGGCACCGATGTGAGTCACTGGATACCTAAGAGAATCTCAGGTCCTCTCGAAGGTCTTCGAATCGCTTCGGTGTCATGCGGACCGTGGCACACCGCTTTGGTAACATCAACAGGACAGCTTTTCACTTTTGGAGATGGGACGTTTGGTGTTTTAGGACATGGTGATAAGGAGACTGTGTTTTACCCGAGGGAAGTCAAGTCTTTATCCGGTTTGAAGACTATTGCCGTTGCGTGCGGTGTGTGGCACGCTGCTGCGGTGGTGGAAGTCAGTTCGAGTGTGTCGTCAGGGAAGCTCTTCACATGGGGTGATGGTGACAAGGGCCGTCTCGGTCACGGAGACAACGAGACTCGTCTTAAACCCACTTGTGTATCATCTCTAATCGACAATGATTTCTACAAAGTTGCGTGTGGACATAGCTTAACAGTCGGATTAACAACATCTGGTAAAGTTTACACTATGGGTAGTAGTGTCTACGGTCAGCTAGGGAACCCCACTGCTGACGGGAAGCTTCCTTGCTTAGCAAGTAACGACTCTGTTGAAGAAGTAGCGTGCGGAGCTTATCATGTAGCGGTGTTAACATCTCGCAACGAAGTTTTTACTTGGGGGAAAGGTGCTAATGGGAGACTAGGTCATGGAGACGTGGAGGATCGTAACGCGCCGACTCTAGTTGAGGCTTTGAAAGAGAGACATGTTAAATACATTGCGTGCGGCGCAAACTTCACGGCGGCGATATGTCTTCACAAGTGGGCTTCCGGCGCTGAGCAGACTCAGTGCTCAGCTTGTAAGCAGGCTTTCGGATTCACTAAGAAGAGTCACAACTGTTACAACTGTGGTCTCGTCCACTGCCACTCGTGCAGCTCCAAGAAGTCGCTGAAGGCTTCCCTGGCGCCTAATCCAGGGAAGCCTTACCGCGTCTGCGATTCTTGTTACTCCAAGCTGAGTAAAGCCTCGGAAGGTAGCGTGATGCCGCGGCTTTCCGGGGAGAACAAAGACAGGTTGGATAAAGCCGAGCTGAGGCTGGCGAAATCTGGAATACCGTCGAAGATAGATTTGATCAAGCAGCTGGATAGCAGGGCGGCTAGGCAAGGGAGGAAAGGGGAGACGTTCTCTCTTGTCAGAACTTCTCAGACGCCTTTGTTACAGCTTAGGGATGCTTTTAGTAATGTGGCTGAGTTAAGGCGTGGGCCACCGAAACCGGTTGTGACTCCGTCTGGAGGGAACTCTAGATCTGTGTCGCCTTTCTCGAGGAGGTCTAGTCCTACTCGTTCGGTTACTCCCATTCCTTCGATGGTTGGTATTGGCTTTTCAACTAGTGTAACTGAGAGTTTGAAGAAGACTAATGAGCTTTTGAATCAGGAAGTGGTCAGATTGCGTGCTCAG GCCGAGAGCTTGAGGCAGAGATGTGAGGTCCAAGAACTTGAAGTTCAGAAGTCTATGAAGAAAGCACAAGAAGCAATGAAACTGGCATCAGAGGAAACTGCCAAATCAGAAGCTGCAAAAGAAGTTATAAAATCGCTTACAACACAG CTGAAGGATATAGTGAAGCTACTACCACCTGGCGCTCACGAAGCTGAGATCACAAGAACAACTCATTTGCTGAACGGGTTTGAGCAAAACGGGATTCATTTTGCTAATGCAAAGGGACAGCGTTCATCACGTTCTGATTCAGTGAGTGACACCCCTCTTACATCTCCTTTGACCCCTCCCTCACGCTCAATGAATGGACTCTGGAGAAGCTCCCAGTCGCCAAGAAACACAGACGAGCTTCAAAGCGACGGTGTTAGAATCAGTAATGGTTTCTCAGAAGATGGCGACACTCGCAGAAACTCGAGAAGCTCAGTAGCAACATCAAATGCTTCTCAAGTGGAGGCTGAGTGGATCGAACAGTATGAGCCTGGTGTTTATATCACACTACTGGCTTTAGGAGATGGAACTAGAGATCTCAAACGTGTGCGCTTTAG cCGGAGAAGATTCAAGGAGCAACAAGCAGAGGCATGGTGGACAGAGAACCGAGAAAGAGTATACGAAAAGTATAACATTCGTGGTACGGATAGACCAAGTGTGCAATCACAGCTCCCGACATGA
- the LOC103831584 gene encoding phenolic glucoside malonyltransferase 2-like — protein sequence MTMHVVEVSRVTPAPHSDSVQNSANSLAIPLTFFDIPWLVFNPVKRVFFYKITESSREHFHSFILPKLKLSLSLVLGSYLPLTGRITSDPNEPKPNIIVSQNNAVSVTVAETDADFSLLSSYGQRPAFELHALIPELPVSDDSAKILSLQITLFPDQGFSIGVSAHHGVLDGKMSTMFVKAWAHTCKQHLQENNVIFSLPENLTPSLDRSLIKDTTGLDEQMINIVRSLKQGKLIGSRSLNSTPASERGDDVVFATLVLSRGDVERLRERVKNESPDPSQLHLSTFVISYAYLWTCLVKARGGDMERSVSFLFVGDFRERLDPPLPATYFGNCMFPAGSYDNTAAEFAGEGGFVAAVEILSGLVRGLSSRKLETIAEEFKISFDCVGVTSQFGTLAGSTRLGVYDSDFGWGRPVKVDVVSIEGNTISMAERRDESGGIELGLCMKKADLGIVLTLFNNGLQN from the coding sequence ATGACAATGCACGTCGTTGAAGTTTCCCGAGTCACCCCCGCTCCTCACTCAGACTCGGTCCAAAACTCGGCCAACTCGCTAGCAATCCCGTTGACTTTCTTCGACATACCTTGGCTAGTGTTCAACCCAGTCAAGCGAGTGTTCTTCTACAAGATCACCGAGTCGAGTCGTGAGCATTTCCACTCATTCATCCTCCCTAAGCTCAAGCTCTCCCTTTCCCTCGTCCTCGGCAGCTACCTCCCTCTCACTGGCCGCATCACCTCGGACCCAAACGAGCCCAAACCAAACATCATCGTCTCTCAAAACAACGCCGTTTCGGTTACCGTCGCTGAAACTGACGCTGACTTCTCTCTTCTTTCCAGCTATGGACAGCGTCCAGCTTTCGAGCTGCACGCTCTGATACCCGAGTTACCGGTTTCAGATGACTCAGCGAAGATCTTATCTCTTCAAATCACGTTGTTCCCGGACCAAGGATTCTCCATCGGCGTTTCCGCACACCACGGCGTTTTAGATGGAAAAATGTCAACCATGTTCGTCAAAGCTTGGGCTCACACGTGCAAACAACACCTCCAAGAAAACAATGTCATCTTCTCTCTACCGGAGAATCTAACTCCGTCTCTTGATCGGTCGTTGATCAAAGATACAACCGGACTCGATGAACAGATGATCAACATCGTGAGATCTCTCAAACAAGGCAAACTCATCGGGAGCAGAAGCCTAAACTCTACTCCGGCCTCGGAACGCGGAGACGACGTCGTATTCGCCACGCTCGTGCTGTCACGCGGTGACGTAGAGAGACTCCGGGAGCGAGTCAAGAACGAGTCGCCAGATCCGAGTCAGCTCCACCTGTCGACTTTCGTCATCTCCTACGCTTACTTGTGGACATGCCTCGTGAAGGCGCGTGGAGGGGACATGGAGAGATCCGTGAGTTTCCTCTTCGTTGGAGATTTCAGAGAGCGGCTCGACCCGCCGCTACCGGCGACTTACTTCGGGAACTGCATGTTTCCGGCGGGCAGCTATGATAATACGGCGGCCGAGTTTGCTGGAGAGGGAGGTTTTGTAGCGGCGGTGGAGATACTCAGCGGTTTGGTGAGAGGTTTGAGTTCACGAAAATTAGAGACGATCGCGGAAGAATTCAAGATTAGTTTTGATTGCGTGGGTGTGACGTCACAGTTCGGGACGCTAGCCGGGTCGACCCGGTTGGGAGTATACGACTCGGATTTCGGGTGGGGAAGACCTGTTAAGGTTGATGTTGTCTCCATTGAAGGAAACACAATCTCAATGGCTGAGAGACGTGACGAATCAGGTGGCATCGAACTGGGACTGTGCATGAAGAAGGCTGACTTGGGCATCGTCCTTACTTTGTTCAACAATGGCTTACAAAACTAA
- the LOC103831585 gene encoding phenolic glucoside malonyltransferase 2-like — MTIHVVEVSRVTPAPDSDSVLNSANSLTIPLTFFDLPWLVINPAKRLFFYRLTESTREHFRSSILPKLKLSLSLVLRSYLPLAGRLISHPNEPKPSIVVSQNDSVSLTIAETDADFSLLSSYGQRPAWELHTLIPDLPVSDDSATVLSLQITLFPGQGFSIGVAAHHAVLDGKTSTMFVKAWAHTCKQDNTVVAPLPDTLTPSLDRSLIKDTTGLDEQMIKIVRSLNDDGRIVGRRRNLSSIPAWERGDDGVFATLVLSRGDVEKLRERVKNESSSPSELLHLSTLVVAYAYVWTCLVKARGGDMERPVSFLFVADFRERLDPPLPATYFGNCMFPAGCFNSKTAGDFAREGGFVAAVEILSGLVKGLSSRKIETIAEEFKIGFDCVGVTSQLGSLAGSTRLGVYESDFGWGRPVKVDVVSIERNTISMAERRDESGGIELGLCMKKAEMDIVIGLFNNGLQN, encoded by the coding sequence ATGACAATACACGTCGTTGAGGTTTCCCGAGTCACCCCCGCTCCTGACTCGGACTCGGTCCTAAACTCAGCCAACTCACTCACAATCCCGTTGACTTTCTTCGACCTACCATGGCTAGTGATCAACCCCGCCAAGCGACTCTTCTTCTACAGACTCACCGAGTCGACTCGCGAGCATTTCCGCTCCTCCATCCTCCCAAAGCTCAAGCTCTCCCTTTCCCTCGTCCTCCGCAGCTACCTCCCTCTCGCCGGCCGCCTCATCTCCCACCCAAACGAGCCCAAACCGAGCATCGTCGTCTCCCAAAACGACTCCGTTTCACTAACCATCGCCGAAACTGACGCtgacttctctcttctctccagCTACGGACAACGTCCAGCTTGGGAGTTACACACTCTCATACCCGACCTACCTGTCTCCGATGACTCAGCAACCGTCTTATCTCTTCAAATCACGTTGTTCCCTGGCCAAGGATTCTCCATCGGCGTCGCCGCACACCACGCCGTTTTAGACGGAAAAACGTCAACCATGTTCGTCAAAGCTTGGGCCCACACGTGCAAACAAGACAACACAGTCGTCGCCCCTCTCCCCGATACTCTAACTCCTTCTCTCGACCGGTCGCTGATCAAAGATACAACAGGACTCGATGAACAGATGATCAAGATCGTGAGATCTCTCAACGACGACGGCAGAATCGTCGGGAGGAGGAGAAACCTGAGCTCGATTCCGGCTTGGGAGCGCGGAGACGACGGCGTCTTCGCCACGCTCGTGCTGTCGCGCGGCGACGTCGAGAAGCTCCGGGAGCGAGTCAAGAACGAGTCGTCATCTCCGAGTGAGCTTCTGCACCTGTCGACTCTCGTCGTCGCCTACGCTTACGTGTGGACGTGCCTCGTGAAGGCGCGCGGAGGAGACATGGAGAGGCCCGTGAGTTTCCTCTTCGTCGCGGATTTCAGAGAGCGGCTCGATCCGCCGCTTCCGGCGACTTACTTCGGGAACTGCATGTTTCCGGCGGGGTGCTTCAACAGCAAGACGGCGGGGGATTTCGCGCGAGAGGGAGGTTTTGTGGCGGCGGTGGAGATACTCAGCGGTTTGGTGAAAGGGTTGAGTTCGAGGAAGATAGAGACTATAGCGGAAGAATTCAAGATTGGTTTTGATTGCGTGGGTGTGACGTCACAGTTAGGGTCGTTAGCCGGGTCGACCCGGTTGGGTGTATACGAGTCGGATTTCGGGTGGGGAAGACCCGTTAAAGTTGATGTTGTCTCGATCGAAAGAAACACAATCTCAATGGCTGAGAGACGTGACGAATCAGGTGGCATTGAGCTCGGACTGTGCATGAAGAAGGCTGAAATGGACATTGTCATTGGTTTGTTCAACAATGGTTTACAGAACTAA
- the LOC103831582 gene encoding phenolic glucoside malonyltransferase 2-like: MTIHIVEVSQVTPAPNSDSVLNSANSLAIPLNFFDLPWLVFQPAKRVFFYRLIESTREHFHSFILPKLKLSLSLVLRDYLPLCGRITWELNEPKPSIVVSQNDAILVTIAETDADFSLLSGYGQRPASELHTLIPEVLVSDDSATVLSLQITLFPDQGFSIGVAAHHGVSDGKTSTMFIKAWAHVCKQHLEENNVIFSLPETLTPSLDRSLIKDTTGLDEQMLKIVRSLKQGKLIGSRSLSPIPAWELGDDFFFSTLVLSRGDVERLRERVKTTSSPPSQLHLSTFVIAYAYVWTCLVKAREGNMERPVSFLFVADVRERLDPPLPPTYFGNCMFPAGSYDSKTAGDFAGEGGFVTAVEILSGLVKGFSSRKIETIAEEYKMVFDYAEVSSQFGAVAGSTRLCVYESDFGWGRPVKVDAVSIDGNKISMAERRDESGGIEIGMCMNKAELDIVLALFKNGLQN, encoded by the coding sequence ATGACAATACACATCGTTGAGGTTTCACAAGTCACCCCCGCTCCCAACTCAGACTCCGTCCTAAACTCCGCCAACTCGTTAGCAATCCCATTGAATTTCTTTGATCTACCATGGCTAGTGTTCCAGCCAGCCAAGCGAGTATTCTTCTACAGACTTATCGAGTCGACTCGTGAGCATTTCCACTCATTCATCCTCCCTAAGCTCAAGCTCTCCCTTTCCCTCGTCCTCCGCGACTACCTCCCTCTCTGCGGCCGCATCACTTGGGAGCTAAACGAGCCCAAACCTAGCATTGTCGTCTCTCAAAACGACGCCATTTTGGTTACCATAGCTGAAACTGACGCtgatttctctcttctttccgGTTATGGACAACGTCCAGCTTCCGAGTTACACACTCTGATACCCGAAGTACTGGTTTCCGATGATTCAGCGACGGTCTTGTCTCTTCAAATCACGTTGTTCCCAGACCAAGGATTCTCCATTGGCGTCGCGGCACACCACGGCGTTTCAGACGGGAAAACGTCAACCATGTTCATCAAAGCTTGGGCTCACGTGTGCAAACAACACCTCGAAGAAAACAATGTCATCTTCTCTCTACCGGAGACTCTAACTCCGTCTCTTGATCGGTCGTTGATCAAAGATACAACAGGACTCGATGAACAGATGCTCAAGATCGTGAGATCTCTCAAACAAGGCAAACTCATCGGGAGCAGAAGCCTGAGTCCTATTCCTGCATGGGAACTTGGAGACGACTTCTTTTTCTCCACGCTAGTCCTGTCACGCGGTGACGTCGAAAGACTCCGAGAGCGAGTCAAGACCACGTCATCACCACCAAGTCAGCTCCACCTGTCGACTTTCGTCATCGCCTACGCTTACGTGTGGACATGCCTCGTGAAGGCGCGTGAAGGAAACATGGAGAGACCCGTGAGTTTCCTCTTCGTTGCGGATGTCAGAGAGCGACTTGACCCGCCGCTTCCGCCGACTTACTTCGGAAACTGCATGTTTCCGGCGGGTAGCTACGACAGCAAGACGGCGGGGGATTTTGCGGGAGAAGGAGGATTTGTAACAGCGGTGGAGATACTCAGCGGTTTGGTGAAAGGGTTTAGTTCAAGAAAGATAGAGACGATTGCGGAAGAATACAAGATGGTATTTGATTACGCGGAAGTGTCCTCACAGTTCGGGGCGGTTGCCGGGTCGACCCGGTTGTGTGTGTACGAGTCGGATTTCGGGTGGGGAAGACCCGTTAAGGTTGATGCTGTCTCCATTGATGGAAACAAAATCTCCATGGCAGAGAGACGCGACGAATCAGGTGGCATCGAGATCGGAATGTGCATGAATAAGGCTGAACTTGACATCGTCCTTGCTTTGTTTAAAAATGGTTTACAAAACTAA
- the LOC103831581 gene encoding probable polygalacturonase At1g80170 codes for MSLISPLINPNNVSSTTNQTCLHRISLLNYTEKNLSRCVFLKNKMDRLFIFSLLALLMVTSCRASGETAYRELDILGELENLDVPQDDIDDDVTFFDFSLFTSQFSGKNLVNVDSFGAAGDGVSDDTQAFVSAWKIACSAPRSVLLVPQGRSYLVNATKFNGPCQENLIIQIDGTIVAPDDPSQWNPRFQRVWLEFSKLQGVIFQGNGVIDGSGTKWWAASCKKNKSNPCIGAPTALTIESSSNVYVRGLTIRNSQQMHLIIARSNTVRVSRVMVTSPGDSPNTDGIHITASTNVIVQDCKISTGDDCVSIVNASSRIKMKKIYCGPGHGISIGSLGRGNSTATVSAIVLDTAVLKNTTNGLRIKTWQGGNGYVKGVRFENVEMHDVANPIIIDQFYCDSPSTCQNQTSAVHITEIMYRNITGTTKSKNAIKFACSDAVPCSHIVLNNVNLEGNDGKVEAYCNSAEGFGYGVVHPSADCLDSHDNKGLDPTQYLSETVLVGEDAKNAHDEL; via the exons ATGTCCTTAATTAGTCCGCTTATAAATCCAAACAATGTATCATCTACTACAAACCAAACATGTTTGCATAGAATCTCATTACTTAACTATACAGAAAAAAATCTTTCTCGTTGCGTTTTCTTAAAGAATAAGATGGATAGGCTCTTCATTTTTTCTCTCTTGGCTCTGTTAATGGTAACCTCTTGTCGAGCTTCAGGAGAAACAGCTTATAGGGAGCTTGATATTCTTGGAGAGCTTGAGAACCTTGATGTACCTCAGGATGATATTGACGATGACGTGACGTTCTTTGATTTCTCTTTGTTTACAAGCCAATTTTCTGGTAAGAATCTGGTGAATGTAGATAGCTTTGGTGCAGCTGGAGATGGAGTTTCTGACGATACTCAG GCATTTGTAAGTGCATGGAAGATAGCCTGCTCTGCACCAAGATCCGTGTTACTGGTTCCACAAGGACGTAGCTATTTAGTAAACGCAACGAAATTCAATGGTCCATGTCAAGAAAATTTGATTATTCAG ATTGATGGAACAATCGTTGCACCAGATGATCCCAGCCAATGGAACCCTAGATTCCAAAGGGTTTGGCTCGAGTTTTCCAAACTCCAAGGAGTTATTTTCCAAGGAAATGGAGTCATTGATGGTTCTGGTACCAAATGGTGGGCTGCTTCTTGCAAGAAGAACAAGTCAAAC CCTTGCATAGGTGCACCAACG GCACTAACTATAGAATCAAGTTCAAATGTGTATGTGAGAGGCCTAACAATCCGGAACAGCCAACAGATGCATTTGATCATAGCTCGGTCAAACACTGTTAGAGTCTCTAGAGTTATGGTCACATCTCCAGGAGACAGTCCAAACACTGACGGAATCCACATTACTGCATCAACTAATGTTATAGTCCAAGACTGTAAAATCAGCACAG GAGATGATTGCGTCTCAATTGTGAATGCAAGCTCGAggataaagatgaagaaaatATACTGTGGACCAGGGCATGGAATCAG CATTGGAAGCCTTGGAAGAGGAAACTCGACAGCAACTGTCTCAGCTATTGTGTTAGACACTGCTGTCTTAAAGAACACAACTAATGGTCTAAGAATCAAGACATGGCAG GGCGGTAATGGTTACGTAAAGGGTGTACGTTTTGAGAACGTAGAGATGCATGACGTAGCGAATCCCATTATAATCGATCAGTTCTACTGTGATTCGCCATCAACTTGTCAAAATcag acatCAGCAGTTCACATAACGGAGATAATGTACAGAAACATAACCGGAACCACAAAAAGCAAAAACGCTATCAAGTTTGCGTGCAGTGACGCAGTTCCTTGCAGCCACATTGTTCTCAACAACGTCAATTTGGAAGGCAATGATGGAAAAGTAGAAGCATATTGTAACTCAGCTGAAGGGTTTGGTTATGGAGTGGTTCATCCCTCTGCTGATTGTCTGGATTCACATGACAATAAGGGCTTGGACCCAACTCAGTATTTGTCAGAAACTGTTTTGGTCGGTGAAGATGCTAAAAATGCTCACGACGAGCTTTAA